In Porites lutea chromosome 1, jaPorLute2.1, whole genome shotgun sequence, a single genomic region encodes these proteins:
- the LOC140922231 gene encoding olfactomedin-like protein 2A isoform X3 translates to MFRSCPLFFLLLVLLLDNGLGSSSVKPRSKRSYHHRHSTKLSIKDLALELAKKHLLKMIINEQHDLDKAKESVYILQRDSCTHIKSIGKPVTHNNRYYTQGAWMKDPLGIMGTETIFVMENYHANVLEEFENMDKFKAGIARKKYKLPYNWDGTGGVVYGPYLYYNRAGTNNIVKYNLQTEREEKQIGLPGPARKTNYQWGGYTQFDLAVDEQGLWALWGYSGNSYRLRAQMIDVYRGILTHAWHLSSKVMSSMGNAFVACGVIYCIDSYNSKTTTINHALDTKTGKQWNPNIQFTNQFGYNSMVAYNPRERVLYAWDNKRLVTYPITFEKL, encoded by the exons ATGTTTCGATCGTGTCCACTGTTTTTCCTCTTGCTTGTCCTTTTACTG GATAACGGTCTTGGAAGTTCCTCGGTGAAACCGCGGAGCAAGCGATCTTATCATCACCGTCATTCAACaaagttatcaataaaagaCCTTGCTCTTGAGCTGGCAAAAAAACAT TTGCTGAAGATGATCATCAATGAGCAGCATGACCTGGACAAAGCCAAGGAGAGTGTCTACATTCTTCAGAGag ATAGCTGCACCCACATCAAGTCTATTGGTAAGCCTGTGACTCACAACAATCGGTACTATACTCAAGGAGCATGGATGAAAGATCCGCTAGGAATCATGGGTACTGAGACCATATTCGTTATGGAGAACTACCACGCTAACGTACttgaagaatttgaaaacatgGACAAGTTCAAAGCAGGCATCGCTCGTAAGAAGTACAAACTGCCCTACAACTGGGACGGAACAGGAGGAGTGGTGTATGGACCTTACCTTTACTACAATAG AGCGGGTACGAACAACATCGTCAAGTATAATCTGCAGACTGAGCGTGAGGAAAAACAGATAGGCTTGCCTGGTCCAGCGAGGAAGACCAATTACCAGTGGGGTGGTTACACTCAATTTGATCTCGCGGTTGACGAACAAGGATTATGGGCCTTATGGGGCTACAGTGGTAACAGCTACAGACTGAGAGCGCAAATGATAGATGTATACAGAGGAATCTTAACCCACGCTTGGCACTTAAGTTCAA AAGTTATGAGCTCAATGGGAAATGCTTTTGTGGCCTGTGGGGTGATTTACTGTATTGACTCCTATAACTCCAAGACAACAACCATCAACCATGCTTTAGACACCAAGACTGGAAAACAGTGGAACCCCAACATTCAGTTCACCAATCAGTTCGGCTACAACTCCATGGTGGCCTACAACCCTAGGGAAAGAGTGCTGTACGCCTGGGACAACAAGCGTTTGGTCACTTATCCCATCACATTTGAGAAACTTTAG
- the LOC140922231 gene encoding olfactomedin-like protein 2A isoform X1 gives MFRSCPLFFLLLVLLLDNGLGSSSVKPRSKRSYHHRHSTKLSIKDLALELAKKHLLKMIINEQHDLDKAKESVYILQRDSCTHIKSIGKPVTHNNRYYTQGAWMKDPLGIMGTETIFVMENYHANVLEEFENMDKFKAGIARKKYKLPYNWDGTGGVVYGPYLYYNRAGTNNIVKYNLQTEREEKQIGLPGPARKTNYQWGGYTQFDLAVDEQGLWALWGYSGNSYRLRAQMIDVYRGILTHAWHLSSSSEVMSSMGNAFVACGVIYCIDSYNSKTTTINHALDTKTGKQWNPNIQFTNQFGYNSMVAYNPRERVLYAWDNKRLVTYPITFEKL, from the exons ATGTTTCGATCGTGTCCACTGTTTTTCCTCTTGCTTGTCCTTTTACTG GATAACGGTCTTGGAAGTTCCTCGGTGAAACCGCGGAGCAAGCGATCTTATCATCACCGTCATTCAACaaagttatcaataaaagaCCTTGCTCTTGAGCTGGCAAAAAAACAT TTGCTGAAGATGATCATCAATGAGCAGCATGACCTGGACAAAGCCAAGGAGAGTGTCTACATTCTTCAGAGag ATAGCTGCACCCACATCAAGTCTATTGGTAAGCCTGTGACTCACAACAATCGGTACTATACTCAAGGAGCATGGATGAAAGATCCGCTAGGAATCATGGGTACTGAGACCATATTCGTTATGGAGAACTACCACGCTAACGTACttgaagaatttgaaaacatgGACAAGTTCAAAGCAGGCATCGCTCGTAAGAAGTACAAACTGCCCTACAACTGGGACGGAACAGGAGGAGTGGTGTATGGACCTTACCTTTACTACAATAG AGCGGGTACGAACAACATCGTCAAGTATAATCTGCAGACTGAGCGTGAGGAAAAACAGATAGGCTTGCCTGGTCCAGCGAGGAAGACCAATTACCAGTGGGGTGGTTACACTCAATTTGATCTCGCGGTTGACGAACAAGGATTATGGGCCTTATGGGGCTACAGTGGTAACAGCTACAGACTGAGAGCGCAAATGATAGATGTATACAGAGGAATCTTAACCCACGCTTGGCACTTAAGTTCAAGTTCAG AAGTTATGAGCTCAATGGGAAATGCTTTTGTGGCCTGTGGGGTGATTTACTGTATTGACTCCTATAACTCCAAGACAACAACCATCAACCATGCTTTAGACACCAAGACTGGAAAACAGTGGAACCCCAACATTCAGTTCACCAATCAGTTCGGCTACAACTCCATGGTGGCCTACAACCCTAGGGAAAGAGTGCTGTACGCCTGGGACAACAAGCGTTTGGTCACTTATCCCATCACATTTGAGAAACTTTAG